A part of Candidatus Hydrogenedentota bacterium genomic DNA contains:
- a CDS encoding nitroreductase family protein: MLVSADADRCARDGWCIRDCPVQILGWGANGLPEALPELEPLCLNCGHCIAICPHAALTLRGMRPEELESAPAAMDRFADPVMQVLKTRRSVRLFLPKPAPRELLMRLLDATRWAPSATNRQPVHWLIIESPETMRELSRLIADGLRSIPYFARMVESFENGEDRMLRGAPQLVVAHASKEGFDPLGDCTIALEYLDLAAQAHGLGTCWAGVLVAAIGFKPEIRSLLGIPDDHRVCGAMMIGYPRQAYARIPPRNPLRVTWA, encoded by the coding sequence ATGCTTGTTTCCGCCGATGCCGACCGATGCGCCCGCGACGGATGGTGCATCCGGGATTGCCCGGTGCAGATTCTGGGGTGGGGCGCGAACGGTTTGCCCGAAGCGCTTCCGGAACTGGAGCCGCTGTGCCTGAATTGCGGCCATTGCATCGCGATATGCCCTCACGCGGCGCTGACCCTGCGCGGAATGCGCCCGGAGGAACTGGAATCCGCGCCCGCGGCGATGGACCGCTTCGCGGATCCCGTGATGCAGGTTCTCAAGACGCGGCGATCGGTTCGCCTTTTTTTGCCGAAACCGGCGCCGCGCGAACTGTTGATGCGCTTGCTCGACGCGACACGCTGGGCGCCGTCGGCCACCAATCGCCAACCGGTGCACTGGTTGATTATTGAATCGCCCGAAACCATGCGTGAACTTTCACGATTGATCGCCGACGGATTGCGATCCATTCCTTATTTTGCCCGCATGGTCGAGAGTTTTGAAAATGGAGAAGACCGCATGCTGCGCGGCGCGCCGCAACTGGTCGTCGCCCACGCCTCGAAGGAAGGCTTCGATCCCCTCGGCGATTGCACCATTGCGCTCGAATACCTTGATTTGGCCGCGCAGGCGCATGGCCTTGGCACGTGCTGGGCGGGCGTGCTCGTCGCGGCAATCGGATTCAAGCCCGAAATCCGATCCCTGCTCGGCATCCCGGATGATCACCGGGTCTGCGGCGCCATGATGATCGGCTATCCGCGTCAAGCCTACGCACGTATTCCCCCGCGCAATCCCTTGCGCGTGACGTGGGCGTGA
- a CDS encoding HAD family hydrolase, giving the protein MEKRRIGAVTFDLWDCLFADDTDEPKRAAAGKPPKPVARRELVHQYLGRHAPIAREAVDLAYDLTDAAFRKVWHDQHVTWSVRERLGVLLAGLKRTLPEDEFAELIRLHEDMELEFSPDPAPGALEALKALHGVYPLIVVSDAIFSPGRALRELLRKNGMLECFDGFVFSDEIGKSKPAPEMFQEAAKAAGCDITSIVHIGDRPHNDIGGPHAVGARGVLLTVVKNRPLDGHVPDAICDDYSKLPALLQKMNS; this is encoded by the coding sequence ATGGAAAAAAGACGCATCGGGGCGGTCACCTTCGACCTGTGGGACTGTCTGTTTGCCGATGATACCGACGAACCCAAACGGGCGGCGGCGGGGAAGCCGCCGAAACCCGTCGCGCGCCGGGAATTGGTTCATCAGTATCTTGGACGACACGCCCCCATCGCCCGCGAAGCCGTTGATTTGGCCTATGACCTGACCGATGCGGCTTTTCGCAAGGTCTGGCACGACCAGCATGTGACATGGTCGGTGCGCGAACGGTTGGGCGTCCTGCTGGCGGGTCTCAAGCGGACGCTCCCGGAAGACGAATTCGCCGAACTCATCCGTTTGCATGAAGACATGGAACTCGAATTCAGCCCCGATCCGGCCCCCGGCGCGCTCGAAGCACTCAAGGCGTTGCACGGCGTGTATCCGCTGATCGTCGTGTCGGACGCCATCTTTTCGCCGGGACGCGCCCTGCGCGAACTGTTGCGCAAGAACGGCATGCTCGAATGTTTCGACGGGTTCGTGTTCTCGGATGAAATCGGCAAGTCGAAGCCCGCGCCGGAAATGTTCCAGGAAGCCGCCAAGGCCGCCGGCTGCGACATCACGAGCATCGTACACATCGGCGACCGCCCCCACAACGACATCGGCGGGCCGCATGCCGTCGGCGCGCGCGGCGTATTGCTCACCGTCGTCAAGAACCGTCCGCTCGACGGCCACGTGCCCGACGCCATCTGCGACGATTACAGCAAACTCCCCGCCCTTTTACAGAAAATGAATTCGTAG